The Daucus carota subsp. sativus chromosome 7, DH1 v3.0, whole genome shotgun sequence genome window below encodes:
- the LOC108196853 gene encoding ras-related protein RABD2a codes for MNAEYDYLFKLLLIGDSGVGKSCLLLRFADDSYLESYISTIGVDFKIRTVEQDGKTIKLQIWDTAGQERFRTITSSYYRGAHGIIVVYDVTDQDSFNNVKQWLSEIDRYASENVNKLLVGNKSDLTANKVVSYETAKAFADEIGIPFMEASAKDATNVEQAFMAMTSSIKERMASQPSMNAKPPTVNIRGQPVAQNSGCCSS; via the exons ATGAATGCTGAGTA TGACTATCTTTTCAAGCTTTTGCTTATTGGTGATTCTGGTGTTGGCAAATCATGTCTCCTCCTGAGATTTGCT GATGATTCATACTTGGAGAGTTACATTAGCACTATTGGAGTTGACTTT AAAATCCGTACTGTTGAGCAAGACGGGAAGACAATTAAACTTCAGATT TGGGATACTGCAGGGCAAGAACGTTTTAGAACAATAACTAGCAGCTATTACCGTGGGGCACATGGTATCATA GTTGTTTATGATGTGACTGACCAAGATAGCTTCAATAATGTTAAACAATGGCTGAGTGAAATTGATCGCTACGCAAGTGAGAATGTCAATAAACTTCTTGTTGGGAACAAGTCTGACCTCACTGCGAATAAAGTAGTTTCATATGAAACAGCCAAG GCATTTGCCGATGAAATAGGCATTCCATTTATGGAAGCCAGTGCAAAAGATGCTACTAATGTGGAGCAGGCCTTTATGGCCATGACTTCATCAATCAAAGAAAG GATGGCAAGCCAACCTTCGATGAATGCGAAGCCGCCAACAGTGAACATCCGTGGACAGCCTGTTGCACAGAACAGTGGCTGCTGTTCTTCTTAA